Below is a genomic region from Tripterygium wilfordii isolate XIE 37 chromosome 12, ASM1340144v1, whole genome shotgun sequence.
TTCTTTTTGTGAAATGGGTACTGAGATTTTGGGTTAGCTTCTAGTTTTCACGCCGGGTGGGTAACaatgagtgctcttcaaatcaCTTTGAGTTAttgaatatttatatgtttctttttcatgttgccTTGAGCTGATAGTTTCTTTTCGTTCAATTTATAGGAGGACTTCCCTCGTACCCCTTCACCTGTTTACAGTCTGTCGCGTCCTTCAAGCCATGCAACAGAAGAAGTGATTGATCATGATCTCCATGCAATTTCATTGAATATTTCCTCTATTAACATTTCAAAAGTTCCAGAGTCCAATTCAGGTTCAGATGATGCATCTATAAACTTATGTGATCTGGATTTACATGCAATTTAGTTGAGATTGAATAATGACCTTGTAACGTCTTTCCAGGCTCAACATGTATTACCGGGTCGCCAATGCCACAAGAGGATGATCAAAATACTACAGATGGGGATTTGGAGGGCATTGCATCAACTAGAGGTGGAGCTCAATCAGATTTGGTTACTAGAAATAAACAAGAAGAGCCACAATCTCATGGGAAGAATATGTCGCCATACCATCAGTCTCAACAAGAAGGAAATCCTTATCTGGCCCAGGGAGTCCCTGCTGAAGTGATTTCTCAAGAATTGAATTATTCAGAGAGTGGCGAAGAACAAAATCCTAATTCCCATTCTACATTTTTTCCCACTGAGGTACAACCATCATTACATTCTTCTGGATTGGCTACCCCTCTGTATGAGTCACCATATATGACGTCAGGAAGTCCAGTTTACCCAAATTTTCATCAGTCTGCCTTTTATGCTTCGCAATACACAGTGGGTGGTTATGCCCTAAATTCTGCATACCTTCCCCCATTAATGGCTGGATACACCTCACATGGTGCAATTCCTATACCATTTGATGCTAATTCTGGTCAAAATTTTGATGGTCAAATTGCTGGTGTTTCAAGTGGAGAAAGCTTCCCACATGCAGGTGATTTACAGCATCTAGACAAGTTCTATGGACAGCAGGGATTTATGCTACAACCTTCTTTTGTCGACCCTTTGCATATGCATTACTTTCAACATCCATTTGGCGATGCACATGGTGCTTCAGTTCAGCAGGTTCGCCTGGCTTCAGGTGGTGTAACTGGAGGCCAGATTGATCCTTTTTTCCTCCAGAAAGAGTCAGCTTTTCCTGCTTATATCAATGATCAGAAATTTCGGCCTCGAACAAATGGGAGTCCAAGCATTTATAACTCAGGGAAAATGGGAACTAGCATTGGTAGTTATTATGGAGGTCCACCAAGCATGGGTCTCATGACACAGTTCCCAGCCTCACCTCTTTCTAGTCCTGTACTGCCATCATCTCCTGTTGGTGGAATAAATCATTTAGGTCGGCGAAATGAAATAAGGTTTCCTCAAGTTTCAACCAGAACTTCTGGACCGTATTCTGAATATCATGTACAGAGGGGATTGAACACTTTTCAAGCCCCAAAAAGGCATTCTTTTCTTGAAGAACTGAAATCAAGCAATGCTGGAAAATTTGAACTCTCTGACATAGCAGGGCGAATAGTTGAATTCAGGCAATGTTGTATATTGCGTTAGTTTTGTTTGCATTTACATTATGTGATTGTCTTCACTAGTATGACTATTACTAACTTAAAATATACATTTACCTACAGTGTCGATCAACATGGAAGTAGATTTATTCAGCAGAAATTGGAACACTGCAGTGTTGAAGACAAGATTTCTGTTTTCAAAGAACTTGTTCCACATGCTTCCAAATTAATTACAGATGTTTTTGGAAATTATGTTATTCAAAAGGTATGATACTTTTACaagttttcttcttaatttttttttggttttcagtAAAGTCACTGTGCTAGATTTGTGAACTGCCTCATTGGGTTGTTATTGAGTGgtgattgtttttttgtttcagtTCTTTGAACATGGAAGTCCTGGGCAAAGAGAGGAGCTTGCCAATCATCTTGCTGGACAGATGTTACCTTTTTGTTTACAGATGTATGGCTGTCGTGTGATACAGAAGGTAAGGTTTGAAACTTCGTGGTAAATGCAGTCATATAATCGATTATCTGCTTTTTACAGAAAAGTTCTAGATTGTATTGATCAATTGTAGAAATGCATTCTGTGCCGTGAGGAGAGGAACAATAGACACTCTTGCTTCTGGATTAGAAAATTTGTGTCTGTCTGCAACctccccaaaaaaaatttgatggggTAGAGGATGTGATGCCTTTTGTTGTAAGTTTCAAAACTTCCCTTTGCAAAGTTTCTCTTATCATTGGATCTTCCTTGTTGGAGAGGATTGTTGTATTACTTGAGACCCAATGCAACGTTAATTATTTTACATAGTTTATGATCTCCCAATGTTGgggttatttttttttgaaataaaatatggtTATAATGCAATTATCCGATACTTGGTTGAGTCCTTGGGGAGGCTAGATCTTTCCATATGTATATGCATgcctaattatttatttatttttgcataATTTGTACTTTCACATTCAAGCTCTTTTCATGAGCATGTGAGTACATTCTTTTATTGACCCAGTTTACAGATGAAGCACACTTAACTAGCATTTGAATAGCGAGATTCTTGTTAATAACCTATCATGTTGTTTACTTAAATTATTCTGGAAAAGCTGCTGCATTTGTTTTATCCAGTCTTCTGTATGAGCTGCCTCTCTTCCCCTCCCGTTTCTTCACTTTTATCTTTCATTGCTTGTACTAGGCCCTTGAAGTGATTCAACTTGATCAGAAGATGAAACTTGTCCGTGAGCTTGATGGGCATGTTATGAGATGTGTGCGTGATCAGAATGGAAATCATGTTATACAAAAGTGCATAGAATGTGTACCTTCAGAAAATATTGGATTTATTATTTCGGCTTTTAGAGGTCAAGTTGCAACACTTTCTAGTCATCCCTATGGCTGCCGCGTCATTCAGGTAAAAGACATGGTTTTCTGGGTGTACAGGAACTAACACTAATTTAGTGTTGTCAACCAATTTCTTTGTTGCGTCAGACCAACGTATGTTTTGTTTATCATGTTGCTGAAACTATTATTTCTTTGATTTCTCTTAAGAGAGTCTTGGAGCATTGTTCAGATAAGCAACAAACTCGATGTATTGTTGATGAAATACTGGAATCTGCTTCACTTCTCGCTCAAGACCAGTATGGCAACTATGTCACACAGGTTGATGTCTTTTGCTTTGTTCTGTTCCATTATTCCTTTCACTAATTCAACTTCTACTCAGTgtagaatttgtgttttgattctTTATTTTAGATTTATTAGCTTCTCCTCTCCATGCTTTCCTCTCTCTGCATGTTCTTACATTTGTTCTTTACATATGCAAATGGGAATAGTCCAGGTGCTTCAAAGTTATGACAACCATGTAATGTGTTTCCCAGTCAAGCCATTCACTTCTAAACTTCAGTGATTCTTGTTGTAGCAAGGTTAGTCAGTAAAAAAGGTCAATTGTAGCTTGGATCTATAGAAGCTTCCTTCTTAGACCTTGCGTTGTTTTATATGATCCTGTGTCTCTTTAGATTGCCTGCACCTAGAAGTTTTGCAATGGGTGTACACAGCATGGTGATAAACATGCCAGATCCCCTGATTATATTTCTTTAAATCAAGtgaaaaatggcaaaaaaatcgCTACGTTGGGGGAATAAATTGTATAGGGAGGAAAAGGGAGGGTAG
It encodes:
- the LOC120010617 gene encoding pumilio homolog 5-like, with the protein product MATESPMRLVESGRSGNWSSSNDTPIFRVPLKDLAAEELGLLLKGHRFRADQMGMLPNRSGSAPPSMEGAYAAIENLLAQQNTDMNSGLANISSSIQNYDSEEQLRSDPAYVAYYSSNVNLNPRLPQPLIPLENRFLVHRVGGLGSNWSCSVDDSGDRSLKPSRVVLSTHKEEPEDDQSPRQTLGRCSENNHALMHGQNTSLAGLHKSLVDLIQEDFPRTPSPVYSLSRPSSHATEEVIDHDLHAISLNISSINISKVPESNSGSTCITGSPMPQEDDQNTTDGDLEGIASTRGGAQSDLVTRNKQEEPQSHGKNMSPYHQSQQEGNPYLAQGVPAEVISQELNYSESGEEQNPNSHSTFFPTEVQPSLHSSGLATPLYESPYMTSGSPVYPNFHQSAFYASQYTVGGYALNSAYLPPLMAGYTSHGAIPIPFDANSGQNFDGQIAGVSSGESFPHAGDLQHLDKFYGQQGFMLQPSFVDPLHMHYFQHPFGDAHGASVQQVRLASGGVTGGQIDPFFLQKESAFPAYINDQKFRPRTNGSPSIYNSGKMGTSIGSYYGGPPSMGLMTQFPASPLSSPVLPSSPVGGINHLGRRNEIRFPQVSTRTSGPYSEYHVQRGLNTFQAPKRHSFLEELKSSNAGKFELSDIAGRIVEFSVDQHGSRFIQQKLEHCSVEDKISVFKELVPHASKLITDVFGNYVIQKFFEHGSPGQREELANHLAGQMLPFCLQMYGCRVIQKALEVIQLDQKMKLVRELDGHVMRCVRDQNGNHVIQKCIECVPSENIGFIISAFRGQVATLSSHPYGCRVIQRVLEHCSDKQQTRCIVDEILESASLLAQDQYGNYVTQHVLERGKPHERRLIVSKLTGKVVQMSQHKYASNVVEKCLEYGDAAERELLIEEIIGQSEENDNLLVMMKDQFANYVVQRILEISNDKQREILLDRIRVHLNALKKYTYGKHIVARFEQLCGEESEVVADS